The region GGGGAATACCATGGAAATCTTCCTGCAGCTTGTCTTCAGCGGCGTCGCGCTGGGCATGATCTATGCCGTCATCGCCTTCGGCTACCAGCTGACCTTTGCCACCTCTGGCACGCTCAATTTCGGCCAGGGCGAATCGCTGATGCTGGGCGCGCTGGTGGGCCTGTCGCTGGTGGGCAGCATCCACGGCGGCCCCTACATGAGCTACCTGCTGATGATTCCCATCGTCATCGCCTTCGGCGCTCTGCAGGGCGTGTTCGTCGAGTGGATCGGCGTGCGGCCCGCCATCAAGATCAAGTCCGAATTCGGCTGGATCATGTCGACCATCGCGCTGGCCATCATCTTCAAGAACGTGGCGGAAAACATCTGGGGCAAGGATGACCTGATGTTCCCCTCGCCGCTGTCGGCCGCGCCGTTCCAGGTCTTCGGCGCCAACGTGCAGCAGATGCAGGTGGCCGTCATCATCGGCGCGCTGGCCATCATGCTGGCCGTCGAGGTGTTCAACCGCAAGTCGATCTATGGCAAGGCCGTGGTGGCCACGGCGAACGACCGCGACGCGGCCGGGCTGATGGGCATCAATACGGGCATGGTCATCACGTTTTCGTATGCGCTGTCCTCTGCCACGGCCGCGTTTGCGGGCGTGCTGGTGGCGCCGCTGACACTGACGGGCGCCACCATGGGCGCATCGCTGGGCCTGAAGGCATTCGCCGTGGCCATCATCGGCGGCCTGACGTCGGGCGTGGGCGCCATCGTGGGCGGCCTGATCCTGGGTATCGCGGAAACCACCACCGGCTATTACATTTCCACCGGCTACAAGGAAGTGCCTGGCCTGCTGCTGTTGCTGCTGGTGCTGGCCATCAAGCCGTCCGGCCTGTTCGGCAAAGCCGCGATCAAGAAAGTCTGAGGACGCCATGAACAAGAAAATCACCATGCTGGCGTTGAGCGCGGCAGGACTGGCCGTGCTGGCGCTGTTTCCCATCGTCATTCCGAATCCCTATTACATCCACCTGGCCGAGACCATTTTGATCTACGCCATCCTGCTGTTCGGCCTCGATATCGTCGTCGGCTACACGGGGCAGGTGTCGCTGGGCCATGCGGGCCTGTTCGGCATCGGCTCGTATGCCACGGGCGTGCTGGTGTTCAAGCTGGGCCTGCCGTTCTGGCTGGCCATTCCCGCCAGCATCGTCGGTGCGGCCGCGTTCGGCGCCATCCTGGCCTTGCCGGCCCTGCGCGTGACGGGCCCCTACCTGGCCATGGTGACCCTGGCGTTCGGCACCATCGTGCAAATCCTGATCAATGAAATGAGCTTCCTGACGGAAGGCCCGATGGGCATCAAGATCCACAAGCCCGTCATGTTCGGCCATAAATTGACGGAAGTGGAGTACTACTACATGGTGGCCGCGCTGATGGTCATTTCGCTGGTCGTCGTGCACCGCATCCTGAAGTCGAACCTGGGGCGGGCCTTCGAGGCGCTGCGCGACAGCCCCATCGCCTCCGACTGCATGGGCGTGTCCGTCTACCGCTACAAGGTGTACGCCTTCGTCATCAGCGCCGGTTTCGCGGGCCTGGCCGGCAGCCTGTATGCGTATTCGGAAGAGTATATCTCGCCGAATACCTACAACTTCGAGCTGACGATCCTGTTCTTGCTGGCCGTCATCATGGGCGGGCGCAAGACGCGCTCGGGCGCCCTGATTGGCGCCCTGATCGTCGTCATGCTGCCGAGCTTGCTGTCGGACATCGAACTGTTCCGCAAGATCGCCGTGGCCGCCGCCGTGCTGGGCGTGATCGGCTCGGCGTTCATGGTGGCGAAAAAGCGTTCGACCGTGCGCGGCGTGATCGTGCCGCTGGTCGCCACCATCGGCCTGGCCGCGTTTTCCTACAAGCTCGACAACATGGTCGACTGGCGCCTGACCATCTTCGGCCTGATGACCCTGTTTGTCGTGTACTACCTGCAGGACGGCATCGTGGGCTTCCTGATGAGCTTTGTCGGCAATGGGCGGCGCCATGTGGAAGCCGTCGCTTCGCACGGCGTGGCCCCGTTCCACCATGCCGAAGGCGGCGCCCAAGGCGCCACCCTGCTGCGCGTGGAGCAGGCGCTGATGCAGTTTGGCGGCCTGAAAGCGCTGAACCAGGTGGACCTGAGCGTGACGCAAGGTTCCGTGCATGGCTTGATCGGGCCCAACGGCTCGGGCAAGAGCACGATGATGAACGTGCTGACGGGCATCTACAAGCCGACGGCGGGCAAGGTGGAATTTGCCGGCGTGGTGATCTCGGGCCGCACGCCATCGGAAATCGCGCTCGGCGGCGTGGCGCGCACCTTCCAGAACGTGCAGCTGTTCGGCGAGATGACGGCGACGGAAAACGTGCTGGTGGGCTTGCACAACACCTTCCAGTCGAACGTGCTGGACGTGATGCTGCACACGCCGCGTTACCGGCGCGAAGAGAAGGCCGCGCGCGAGCGGGCCGCCAGCATCCTCGAATTCGTCGGCCTGGCCGACCTGGCCAATGAAGAGGCGCGTAACTTGCCGTATGGCAAGCAGCGGCTGCTGGAAATCGGCCGCGCGCTGGGCCTGAACCCGCGCCTGCTGCTACTGGACGAGCCGGCGGCGGGCCTGACGGCGCCCGACATCAAGGAGTTGATGGCCATCATCCGCAAGATCCGCGAACATGGCATCACCATCATCCTGATCGAGCATCACATGGACGTGGTGATGGCGCTGTCGGACGTGGTGACGGTGCTCGACTTCGGCCAGAAGATCGCGGAAGGCGTGCCGAGTGCCGTGCAGAGCGATCCGAAAGTGATCGAAGCCTACCTGGGCGGCAGCGCTGAAACCCTGGCCCCTGTGGCGCACTGAGAGGAAGACCATGCTGACCATTCATAATCTGCACGCCGCCTACGGCAAAGTCGAAGTCTTGCACGGCATTTCGCTCGACGTGCCGAAAGGCAAGCTGGTGACCCTGATCGGGTCGAACGGGGCCGGCAAGACCACCACCATGCGCGCCATTTCCGGCATGCTCAAACCGAGGTCGGGCAGCGTGACCCTGGGCGGCAAGGACGTCACGGGCCTCGATTCGCACCGCATCGCCCGCGCCGGGCTGGCCCATTCGCCGGAAGGGCGCAGGGTCTTCGCCTCGATGTCGGTGACGGACAACCTGCTGCTGGGGGCGTTTCCCCGTTTCACGCGGGCGCGCCCGAAAGGCGACATCAAGGGCGACCTGGACAAGGCCATGGAATTGTTTCCGCGCCTGAAGGAGCGGCGCGACCAGCTGGCCGGCACGCTGTCGGGCGGCGAGCAGCAGATGCTGGCCATGGCCCGCGCCGTGATGCTGAATCCGGAAGTGATCCTGCTCGACGAACCGTCGATGGGCCTGGCGCCCATCCTGGTGGAGGAAGTCTTCCGCATCATCACGCGCCTGAAAGCGGAAGGAGTGACCATGTTGCTGGTCGAGCAATTCGCCGCCGCCGCCCTGAACGTGGCCGATTACGGTTATGTGCTGGAAAACGGCAGCATCTCCGTGCATGGCCCGGCCGAGAGTTTAAAGACGGATCCGAAGGTGATCGCGGCCTACCTGGGAGGGCAGGGTCACGCCTGAGTGCCGGAGCAACATGCATGCAGGCACGGTGGGGGAGAGTGCTTTCCAGGCCGGCCTGCTGCGGTCAAGCCCGCTTTAATTGATGGGGTCAACCTGGGTGACCGTGCAAAATCCCGACACATTGCCGCTGGTATACACCATCACGCGGCGATTGCCGCTTGCAATGGACATCAGGGTGACGGCGATGATAGTCTTGCTCGCTTCGGGAATGAACATCCAGGTGGCGCCCGCACAATTGTCGGGCGATGCCGTGGTAGAGGGATTGAAGCGTATCAGCAAGCCGCCGGCGACCGCCGAGTGGTCCCATATCTCGCCCTCTTGCCACGTTGGCCCGGCATGCGCCGGCGCCAGCGACAGGGAACCGCAGAAGAAAACGGCGGAAAGCAGGAATTTGCGCAGCATAGTGTCCTTTAAGTCAGTATTTTTCTGAAATGATCATTCATGCATCGCCGCGCGACCAGGCGGCTACGGCACGGCCGATGCCAGCCTCGCGGCTGGCGTGGCGCTGTTATTGCATGATGTAGAGCGAGCGTAGCGTCGTGCCCCAACCCGCGCAGGCATCGACTTCCAGCTGGATTTTTTTGCCGGCCACCAAGGCTGACAGGGCAGCGGCGTACGCTTGCTTGGAGCCAGGGCGCGTATTGTCGATCGAAAAAACGTTGGTCCCGCAAAAGACGTCACTATCGAGCGAGATATAAATCCTTGCTTCGCCGTTGGCGGGCTCACTCATGTACGGCCGCAGTGACGTAATACCGACCGGTCCGCTTTCAGGGCCGGCGATGGCCAACGGTGCCGCCGCGCACAGTGCCCCGAGGAGGATTGCGTGTTTGATATTCATTTTAAGAAATATTGTTTTTCGGAAATGTGTGATTTTATAGCGATTTGTAAAAAATGCAATAGCCATGTCGCGTCTGGCGGGGCGGCAGGGAGGCGTGCGGGAGGGAGGGCCAGCGGCGTGCCGAATGTGGCGCGGCGGCGCGGCCGCTATCGGCCGGTCGTGCGGCGATGGAGCCGGCAGGCGGCTGTCTTTCCAGTATCGAATGCAGTGGCTAGGCCGGGATGACTAGTCATCCATGCGAAGAAGATTGAAGCCGCTGACATAGCTTCAGCGCGCGGGCAAGTCTGGACACACCGTGGCGGAATCGGTGACCCACAAGGTGACGCTGCGGCCACTGGCTTGTGCCGCCAACAAGGTGGCGTACATCACTTTGCAGGTGGCGGGATTGATGCCGTTGGTGGCCGTTTCCACATTGCACAGAAACCCCCATTGCACTTTCCCGATGCTCTCCGCGACCACGGCGCCTAGGCCGTTAATCGACACGCCTTCACCGGTCCGCTACACGTATGGTTTGCCGATGCGGGCATGGAAGTGATGGCCAGCATGGCGGCGAGATATTGTTCATTGAGCGCCAAGTTGGTGAAGCGATGCCGTCGCTGGCGGTACGCTGATCTTGCCCGGCAGCGCCCCGGCATGCTTGCCGCCCGGCGCTGCGCTTGTCCCGCGGTGCCTAGTGTTTGGTGGGTTTTTCCTGCTGCACCAGGATAAACGGGCTGACGACGACGGCCCACAGGGCCGCGTCGGCCGCCTGCCAGTCCAGCGCCTGCTGGTCCGATACCTTGGCGACCTTGCCGTCGGCCATCCATTGCGTGATGGTGGCCTTGTCGTCGTGCGAGATGCGCACGGCGACTTCCACCAGGTCCAGCTCGTTGGCGACCCAGACGACGTTGCCCTGGGCGAAGTGCTTTTCCAGTTCGCTCCAGGCCAGGCGGGCCGTTTCGCTGTTGACTTTAAGGCGCAGTTCGGTGTCTTTTTCAGGATTGGTTTGCATGCGAAATATCAATGTTCTGTGAGTCGGATGCCGCGCCGCACAGGGTTCTTTACAGGATTTCCACGTGCGGCGTTGGCGTACCCCGCCATGTTAACCGATAGGCGGCGCCTTTGCGAACATTGCCCACGAGGGCGGGGCGGAAGCAGGCCAGGTTGGTGCCGCCCGCCAGCCTCGTGCTGGGGAAGATGATGCCCATGGAGCCGGCCTCGAGCAGGATGGCGGCCAGGTCTTGCGAGGCGATATAGCTGGCCGGGTCGAGGCAGGCGCGGTAGCGCTCCTGGCCGCGCAAGTCGTGGAAGCTGGCGGAAAAATCGGCCAGCAGCGACTGGTAATTGACGCTGTCGTCGAAATAATCGATTTCCTGGTATTCCACGGTCTTGTGGAAAATGATCTCGGCCAGCGCCGTTTTCATGTCGAAGGCGCAATACCAGGCGCCCCGCTCGCCATCGTTGAAACGCGCGCCTTCCGGGCGGGCATAGGTGTAGGCGGCGTTGATGATGCGAAAGTGCGGCACGCCAAAAACCAGCTCGTCCACGCCAATTCCTGGCGCGCCGCCGTACTCGGCCACCAGGCGCGCATTCGTCGCGTTATCGAGTTCAAACAGCTCGCGCAAGTGATCGTCGTCTTCCGCCAGCGGCGCCAGCACGGAGTCTTCCATGTCGGCAAAGCGCGACGGGATCAAGCGGCAGGTATCGATCTGGCGCAACGCGGCCAGTGGCGGCAGGTTTTCAAGGGATGAGGGCGGCAAGATCACAACCCTCCACGCCGCGCATCGAGCAGCTTGCGCACCGTCTGCATGGCCAGCAAGCCGCCGGCCAGCATCTGCGACAGCGGCGTGCGGCCGCCAAACACGGGATTTTTGTTGGGCAGGCTCACCCATTCATCGGCCAGCTTGTCGCCGTACAGGATGTGCAGTGCCTTGTAAATGCCCAGCAGATACGAGATGCGCGTGATGCGGTCCACCTCCAGCACGCGGTCCGGATGCTTCTTCCATTCGTAATAGGCGCTGCTGGACAGGCCGCCCAGCAATTCGCGCGCATCGTCGTCGCGCAGCTTCCAGGCGGCGGCCAGCTTGAAAAACCCTTTCAAGGCCGCTTGCGACAGGCGTTCGCGTTCGGCTTTCGCATTCAGGTCGACGAGCACGGCCGGTTCGAAGCGGCTCTTGGGGTAGGCGTAGGCAAGATTCATGATGAACTCCTTTTATGGATTAATATTACTCCTTTTTTGGAATTATTGCTGTCCTGCTCCAATTGTGTGCGATAACACCCCTCATGCGTCAAAGAAGACCATGCCGGTGTAGGGCGCGGCACGGCAGGCGGCCAGGCGCTGCGCCAGGCTGCCTGCATGCGCTTCCAGCCGGTGGCCGTCCGGGTCGAGAAAATACAGCGAGTCGCCCTCGCTGCTGTTGCGCTGCCATTGCGGCACGTTTGCCGCGCGCAGGCGGGCGGCGAGCGGGCCAAAGTCGGCGGCAGCGATCGACAACGCGTAGTGCGTGTAGCCGGGGCTGGCGAGGGGCGCGTCCGCCGCCTGGGTGTCCAGCGACAGGCATAGCCACAAATCGCCAGCCGACAGGTAGGCGCCCCGGTCCCAGCGCGCATGCAGGCGCAGGGACAGGGCATCGCGGTAAAACGCGATGCTGCGCTCGAGTTCGCGCACGGACAGGGTGAGGTGGTTCAGGCCGCTCAGCATGGAAGTGGGAGCTGCTTTCAGGTGGGTGTGGAGGCCAGCGGTGGCGCTTGCGTTGCGCGGGCGGGGAGTTTGACGACGACCGTGCCGGCCATGAAGTCTTGCAGGGCCCGGCGCTGTTTATTCAGCATCAGTACGATAAATTCGCTGAGCATCCAGAGAAATGCAAGAAATATAGCCGACAGCTCCCAGGCGTACGCGTTCTCGAAGGACAGGGCTGTCTGCCCCGCCAGGCCAGGAAACGAGAGCCCCAGGAAGTGCCAGAGTTTCGGCAGGCTTGCCAGCAGATAGAGCGTGGCGACAACGCCGTAGCGCAGCCAGGCGGCGCGGCTGGTCACGGCCGATCCGTCCTGCAACTGCAGTTTTAATTTGCATAGCCACATGCCCGGCGCCACACCGTAGCGGGCGACAAGAAAGACGTTGTACGCCAGCATGACAGGTAACATACAAAGCGGCATGAATTCCTGGTAAATCAGTGTCGGCCCCGGAGTGTCGAGCGCCCAGGAGGCCGTTAGCACAATCGACACTGGAATAATCATGCTCAAGGATACGATTATTTGATCAATACAAAACGCGCCCAGCCGGCGCCAACATCCCCCGTATTCCATGCGATGTCTCCCATTCATGGCAACCGGCGGCTGCCTGTATGACTGGATACGCCATTACTTAGGGGAAATGTTAGCTATTCGCCGCAGCATTGAGGTGGAGCAATAAGACTAGCAAGGTCATCAGGCAGGCTCCGCATGCTCCACCATCAGTTGCACCTTGGTCGTGCCATTGTATTCATTCGCATCGAGGCGGAAGGCGACGCGCGTGCGTTCGCCGAGGGCGTCCGTGTGGCCGAACCAGATGGCGTCGAAGCGCACGCCGTTCTTTTCCAGCAGCAACTTCAAATGGCGCTCCTTCAGGATGCGCTGGCTGACGACGCGGAATTCGTCGCAGAAGACGGGCGGGGCGAAGCCCTGGCCCCACACTTGCCCATCCATCAGCTCGATGAAGGCCGTCGTGTAGTAGGCGTCTTCCAGCGGGCCGTCCGTTTCCACCACGCGCTCGAGCTGCTGCTGGCTGAGCCAGGCCTGGCCCACGGCTTCGAAGGCCTTGGAAAATGCGTCGAAGGCGTCGGCGCGGATGGTCAGGCCCGCCGCCATGGCGTGGCCGCCGAACTTGTCGATCAGGCTCGGCGCCCGTTTCGACACGAGGTCGAGCGCGTCGCGCAGGTGAAAGCCGGGGATCGAGCGGCCCGAGCCCTTGATCCAGCCGTCGGCACCCGGCGCGAACGTGATGGTCGGGCGGTAGAATTTTTCCTTCAGGCGCGATGCGACGATACCGATCACGCCCTGGTGCCACGACTCGTCGAACACGCTGATGGTGCTGCTGGCGGCCGGCTCGAAGTCATCGAGGTGGAGCAGGGCCGTATCCTGCATTTCCGCCTCGATTTCACGGCGTTTCAGGTTGATGTCGTTCAATTGCTGCGCCAGCGCCCAGGCGCGGCCTTCGTCGTCCGTGATCAGGCATTCGATGCCCAGCGACATGTCCTGCAGGCGCCCGGCCGCGTTCAGGCGCGGTCCCAGCGCAAAGCCCAGGTCGAACGGCGTGGCGCTGCGCGCTTCGCGGCCCGCCACGCGGAACAGGGCGGCCACGCCCGCGTGCATATTGCCCTTGCGCATGCGCTTGAGGCCTTGCGCGACGAGGATGCGGTTGTTCGTATCGAGGCGCACGACGTCGGCTACCGTGCCCAGCGCCACGAGGTCGAGCAGGTTATCGAGCTTGGGTTGCGTTTGCGCATCGAAAATGCCGCGCCGGCGCATTTCCGCGCGCAGGGCCAGCAAGACGTAGAACACGACGCCCACGCCGGCCAGGTGCTTCGATGGAAAACCGCAGGCCGGCTGGTTCGGGTTGACGATGACGGCCGCGTCGGGCAGGGTGTCGGCCGGCAAATGGTGGTCGGTGACGACGACCTGGATGCCGCGCCGGTTTGCCTCGGCCACGCCGTCGATGCTGGCGATGCCGTTGTCGACGGTGATGATGATGTCGGGCGACTTTTCGCGCGCCGTCAGCTCGACGATTTCCGGCGTCAGGCCATAGCCGTACTCAAAACGGTTGGGCACGATGAAATCGACATCGGCGCCCATGGCGCGCAAGCCGCGCAAGGCGACGGCGCAGGCGGTGGCGCCGTCGCAATCATAGTCGGCGACGATGACCATGCGTTTCTTGGCGGCAATGGCATCGGCCAGGAAGACGCCGGCAGCGCCGATGTGCAGCAAGCCGGACGGCGGCATCAGGGCCGCCAGTTCGCTCGACAGTTCTGCCGCGTCGGACAGGCCGCGCGAAGCATACAGCCGGGCCAGCACGGGATGGATGCCACCCTGGCGCAGCAGTTCGGATTCGCGGTAAGGGCAGGGACGGGTGGCGATGCGGGTACGGGTCATGATGCTTTCAACTTGTTCAGGGTGGGCGCGCGCCAGAATTTGCGCTGCGCATGCTTGCCGGTGGTGACGTCCAGCCAGGCGTCGCGGTGGCTCAGCACCAGGCGCAGGCGCCCCAGGCGGCCATCTTTGAGGGCCGCCAGCAGCGGCGCGAACCAGTGTGCTTCGAGCGCCTGCAATTGCTGCAGCCACAGGCCCCATTCCTGTGCCTGGGCCGGTTCGATCAGCCCGCCCAGCACGACG is a window of Janthinobacterium sp. 1_2014MBL_MicDiv DNA encoding:
- a CDS encoding DUF2288 domain-containing protein codes for the protein MQTNPEKDTELRLKVNSETARLAWSELEKHFAQGNVVWVANELDLVEVAVRISHDDKATITQWMADGKVAKVSDQQALDWQAADAALWAVVVSPFILVQQEKPTKH
- the recJ gene encoding single-stranded-DNA-specific exonuclease RecJ, which produces MTRTRIATRPCPYRESELLRQGGIHPVLARLYASRGLSDAAELSSELAALMPPSGLLHIGAAGVFLADAIAAKKRMVIVADYDCDGATACAVALRGLRAMGADVDFIVPNRFEYGYGLTPEIVELTAREKSPDIIITVDNGIASIDGVAEANRRGIQVVVTDHHLPADTLPDAAVIVNPNQPACGFPSKHLAGVGVVFYVLLALRAEMRRRGIFDAQTQPKLDNLLDLVALGTVADVVRLDTNNRILVAQGLKRMRKGNMHAGVAALFRVAGREARSATPFDLGFALGPRLNAAGRLQDMSLGIECLITDDEGRAWALAQQLNDINLKRREIEAEMQDTALLHLDDFEPAASSTISVFDESWHQGVIGIVASRLKEKFYRPTITFAPGADGWIKGSGRSIPGFHLRDALDLVSKRAPSLIDKFGGHAMAAGLTIRADAFDAFSKAFEAVGQAWLSQQQLERVVETDGPLEDAYYTTAFIELMDGQVWGQGFAPPVFCDEFRVVSQRILKERHLKLLLEKNGVRFDAIWFGHTDALGERTRVAFRLDANEYNGTTKVQLMVEHAEPA
- a CDS encoding RDD family protein, producing the protein MSMIIPVSIVLTASWALDTPGPTLIYQEFMPLCMLPVMLAYNVFLVARYGVAPGMWLCKLKLQLQDGSAVTSRAAWLRYGVVATLYLLASLPKLWHFLGLSFPGLAGQTALSFENAYAWELSAIFLAFLWMLSEFIVLMLNKQRRALQDFMAGTVVVKLPARATQAPPLASTPT
- a CDS encoding MbcA/ParS/Xre antitoxin family protein produces the protein MNLAYAYPKSRFEPAVLVDLNAKAERERLSQAALKGFFKLAAAWKLRDDDARELLGGLSSSAYYEWKKHPDRVLEVDRITRISYLLGIYKALHILYGDKLADEWVSLPNKNPVFGGRTPLSQMLAGGLLAMQTVRKLLDARRGGL
- a CDS encoding branched-chain amino acid ABC transporter permease; protein product: MEIFLQLVFSGVALGMIYAVIAFGYQLTFATSGTLNFGQGESLMLGALVGLSLVGSIHGGPYMSYLLMIPIVIAFGALQGVFVEWIGVRPAIKIKSEFGWIMSTIALAIIFKNVAENIWGKDDLMFPSPLSAAPFQVFGANVQQMQVAVIIGALAIMLAVEVFNRKSIYGKAVVATANDRDAAGLMGINTGMVITFSYALSSATAAFAGVLVAPLTLTGATMGASLGLKAFAVAIIGGLTSGVGAIVGGLILGIAETTTGYYISTGYKEVPGLLLLLLVLAIKPSGLFGKAAIKKV
- a CDS encoding ABC transporter ATP-binding protein translates to MLTIHNLHAAYGKVEVLHGISLDVPKGKLVTLIGSNGAGKTTTMRAISGMLKPRSGSVTLGGKDVTGLDSHRIARAGLAHSPEGRRVFASMSVTDNLLLGAFPRFTRARPKGDIKGDLDKAMELFPRLKERRDQLAGTLSGGEQQMLAMARAVMLNPEVILLDEPSMGLAPILVEEVFRIITRLKAEGVTMLLVEQFAAAALNVADYGYVLENGSISVHGPAESLKTDPKVIAAYLGGQGHA
- a CDS encoding RES family NAD+ phosphorylase, whose protein sequence is MPPSSLENLPPLAALRQIDTCRLIPSRFADMEDSVLAPLAEDDDHLRELFELDNATNARLVAEYGGAPGIGVDELVFGVPHFRIINAAYTYARPEGARFNDGERGAWYCAFDMKTALAEIIFHKTVEYQEIDYFDDSVNYQSLLADFSASFHDLRGQERYRACLDPASYIASQDLAAILLEAGSMGIIFPSTRLAGGTNLACFRPALVGNVRKGAAYRLTWRGTPTPHVEIL
- the fos gene encoding fosfomycin resistance glutathione transferase, which codes for MLSGLNHLTLSVRELERSIAFYRDALSLRLHARWDRGAYLSAGDLWLCLSLDTQAADAPLASPGYTHYALSIAAADFGPLAARLRAANVPQWQRNSSEGDSLYFLDPDGHRLEAHAGSLAQRLAACRAAPYTGMVFFDA
- a CDS encoding branched-chain amino acid ABC transporter ATP-binding protein/permease, whose translation is MNKKITMLALSAAGLAVLALFPIVIPNPYYIHLAETILIYAILLFGLDIVVGYTGQVSLGHAGLFGIGSYATGVLVFKLGLPFWLAIPASIVGAAAFGAILALPALRVTGPYLAMVTLAFGTIVQILINEMSFLTEGPMGIKIHKPVMFGHKLTEVEYYYMVAALMVISLVVVHRILKSNLGRAFEALRDSPIASDCMGVSVYRYKVYAFVISAGFAGLAGSLYAYSEEYISPNTYNFELTILFLLAVIMGGRKTRSGALIGALIVVMLPSLLSDIELFRKIAVAAAVLGVIGSAFMVAKKRSTVRGVIVPLVATIGLAAFSYKLDNMVDWRLTIFGLMTLFVVYYLQDGIVGFLMSFVGNGRRHVEAVASHGVAPFHHAEGGAQGATLLRVEQALMQFGGLKALNQVDLSVTQGSVHGLIGPNGSGKSTMMNVLTGIYKPTAGKVEFAGVVISGRTPSEIALGGVARTFQNVQLFGEMTATENVLVGLHNTFQSNVLDVMLHTPRYRREEKAARERAASILEFVGLADLANEEARNLPYGKQRLLEIGRALGLNPRLLLLDEPAAGLTAPDIKELMAIIRKIREHGITIILIEHHMDVVMALSDVVTVLDFGQKIAEGVPSAVQSDPKVIEAYLGGSAETLAPVAH